From a single Bacillus sp. NEB1478 genomic region:
- a CDS encoding acyl-CoA dehydrogenase — MQFLLSEEHEMIRKMVRDFAKNEVEPTAAERDEEERFDRAIFDQMGELGLCGIPWPEEYGGIGGDFLGYVIAVEELSRVCASVGVTLSAHTSLAGWPIFKFGNEEQKQKFLRPMAEGKKIGAYGLTEPGSGSDAGNMKTTAKKDGDEYIINGSKIFITNAGDAEIYVVFARTDIEAGTRGVSAFIVEKGTPGFSFGKKEKKLGIRSSPTLEIIFEDCRVPAENLLGKEGEGFKIAMMTLDGGRNGIAAQAVGIAQGALDASVTYAKERKQFGKAIGANQGIGFKLADMATKVEAARLLTYQAAWRESEGLPYGKESAMSKLFAGDIAMEVTTDAVQVFGGYGYTKEYPVERYMRDAKITQIYEGTQEIQRLVISKMLLK; from the coding sequence ATGCAATTTTTATTATCAGAAGAACATGAAATGATCCGTAAGATGGTACGTGATTTTGCGAAGAACGAAGTAGAACCGACTGCAGCAGAAAGAGACGAGGAAGAGCGTTTTGACCGTGCGATTTTTGATCAAATGGGTGAGCTTGGACTTTGCGGGATTCCGTGGCCTGAAGAGTACGGCGGGATTGGCGGCGATTTTCTTGGCTACGTAATTGCAGTAGAAGAACTTTCACGCGTTTGTGCGTCAGTAGGGGTAACCCTTTCTGCACATACATCACTTGCTGGGTGGCCGATCTTCAAATTCGGAAATGAAGAGCAGAAGCAAAAGTTCCTTCGTCCAATGGCAGAAGGAAAGAAAATCGGAGCATACGGTTTAACTGAGCCGGGTTCAGGTTCTGATGCTGGAAATATGAAAACAACAGCGAAAAAAGACGGCGATGAGTACATCATCAATGGATCAAAAATTTTCATCACGAACGCTGGCGATGCTGAGATCTATGTTGTGTTTGCGCGTACAGATATTGAAGCAGGAACAAGAGGCGTTTCAGCATTTATCGTTGAAAAAGGAACACCTGGATTTTCATTTGGTAAAAAAGAAAAGAAACTCGGGATTCGTTCATCACCGACATTAGAGATCATTTTCGAAGATTGCCGTGTTCCTGCTGAAAACTTGCTTGGTAAAGAAGGCGAAGGATTCAAAATTGCAATGATGACACTTGATGGCGGACGTAATGGAATTGCAGCTCAAGCTGTCGGGATCGCGCAAGGTGCACTCGATGCATCCGTTACTTATGCGAAAGAACGCAAACAGTTTGGGAAAGCCATCGGGGCGAACCAAGGAATTGGATTCAAGCTTGCCGATATGGCGACTAAAGTAGAAGCAGCAAGACTTTTAACTTATCAAGCGGCTTGGAGAGAGTCTGAAGGTCTTCCATACGGAAAAGAATCTGCGATGTCGAAGCTTTTTGCAGGAGACATTGCGATGGAAGTTACAACAGATGCCGTGCAAGTATTCGGCGGTTACGGGTATACAAAAGAGTATCCAGTAGAACGTTACATGCGTGATGCGAAAATCACACAGATCTACGAAGGAACACAAGAAATTCAGCGTCTCGTTATTTCTAAGATGCTTTTAAAATAG
- a CDS encoding 3-hydroxybutyryl-CoA dehydrogenase produces the protein MVIGAGQMGSGIAQVCAMAGYDVILHDIKEEFVQKGIGNIQKNLNRQVEKGRMEEGEKEKILSRLTSSVSLENASKADLVIEAIVENMEVKTQLFKMLDQYAPDHTILASNTSSLPITEIAAATARPEKVIGMHFMNPVPVMKLVEIIRGLQTADDVYETIEAVSKKLQKVPVEVNDFPGFISNRILMPMINEAIFAVYEGVATPEAVDEIMKLGMNHPMGPLTLADFIGLDTCLYIMETLQEGFGDDKYRPCPLLRKYVKAGWLGKKSGKGFYTYA, from the coding sequence ATGGTGATCGGCGCAGGACAAATGGGTTCAGGTATCGCCCAAGTATGCGCGATGGCAGGTTATGACGTGATTTTGCATGATATTAAAGAGGAATTTGTACAAAAAGGGATCGGAAATATCCAAAAGAACTTAAACCGTCAAGTTGAAAAAGGCCGTATGGAAGAGGGGGAAAAAGAAAAAATCCTTTCTCGCCTGACTTCTTCTGTCTCTTTAGAAAATGCCTCTAAAGCTGACCTTGTTATTGAAGCAATCGTTGAAAACATGGAAGTAAAAACACAATTGTTTAAGATGCTGGACCAATATGCACCAGATCATACGATTTTAGCGTCAAACACATCATCTCTTCCAATCACAGAAATTGCAGCAGCGACAGCGCGTCCGGAAAAAGTAATCGGTATGCATTTCATGAACCCGGTACCGGTTATGAAACTTGTAGAAATCATTCGTGGTCTGCAAACAGCCGATGATGTGTATGAAACGATCGAAGCGGTTTCGAAAAAGCTTCAAAAAGTACCTGTAGAAGTAAACGACTTTCCAGGATTCATCTCAAACCGAATTTTAATGCCGATGATCAACGAAGCGATTTTCGCGGTTTATGAAGGAGTAGCAACACCAGAAGCAGTGGACGAAATTATGAAACTCGGAATGAACCACCCGATGGGACCGCTGACACTCGCAGACTTTATCGGACTCGACACATGTCTGTACATTATGGAAACACTGCAAGAAGGCTTCGGTGATGATAAGTATCGTCCATGTCCGCTTTTAAGAAAATACGTTAAAGCTGGATGGTTGGGTAAGAAGTCTGGCAAAGGTTTCTACACCTACGCTTAA
- a CDS encoding 4Fe-4S dicluster domain-containing protein produces MNGLMIANWLAFLFVTAYGLYLFAYVVKTRYEYIKLGKKVEFDHTVQERIKAVLVNVFGQKKLLKDKKSGIIHVMFFYGFILVQFGAIDFIWKGLNPGSHLPLGPLYPGFTFFQEIVTFMIMVAVVWAFYRRYVEKLVRLKRGFKAGMVLLFIGGLMLSVLLGNASEIIWHDMPYEWTAPIASGLAFVLGFIGKTGAVVLFYISWWIHLLFLLTFLVYVPQSKHAHLIAGPLNVWLGRKDKVGKLASINFEDETQEVFGVNKIEDFNQKQLVDLYACVECGRCTNVCPATGTGKMLSPMDMIVKLRDHLTEKGAAVTSRTPWMPAFAFSNTKGNQIAFEARGKGAQETAAATDGSSALSYDVAMIGEVMTEEEIWACTTCRNCEDQCPVMNEHVDKIIDMRRYLVLTEGKMDPEAQRAIKNIEKQGNPWGISKKERENWRELKEEITIPTVKEKEKAGEEFEYLFWVSSMGAYDNRSQKIALSLAKIMNEAGITFAILGNKEKNSGDTARRLGNEFMFQEMANANIELFKKHEVKKIITIDPHAYNTFKNEYPEFGLEAEVYHHTELLAEWIKEGKIQPKHEVNETITYHDSCYLGRYNEVYEPPRDILKAIPGVKVVEMDRNRQNGMCCGAGGGMMWMEEKAGSRVNVARTEQALAVSPTMIGSGCPYCLTMLSDGTKAKEVEDQVQTLDVVEILEKSLFGSQKQEMVQ; encoded by the coding sequence ATGAACGGCTTAATGATAGCTAACTGGCTTGCATTTCTTTTTGTAACCGCTTACGGACTATATTTATTCGCATATGTGGTTAAAACAAGATACGAATATATCAAGCTGGGGAAAAAAGTAGAGTTTGATCACACAGTACAAGAAAGAATTAAAGCTGTTTTAGTAAACGTATTTGGACAAAAGAAGCTTTTGAAAGATAAAAAAAGCGGAATCATACACGTTATGTTCTTTTACGGATTTATTCTTGTCCAGTTTGGAGCGATTGATTTTATCTGGAAAGGACTTAATCCAGGATCTCATTTGCCTCTAGGCCCGCTTTACCCAGGGTTTACGTTTTTTCAGGAAATTGTAACCTTCATGATTATGGTTGCGGTTGTGTGGGCTTTTTATAGAAGGTACGTGGAAAAGCTCGTACGTCTGAAACGCGGTTTCAAAGCAGGGATGGTTCTATTATTTATCGGTGGTCTGATGCTTTCCGTTTTATTAGGGAATGCTTCCGAGATCATCTGGCATGACATGCCGTATGAATGGACAGCACCTATTGCATCAGGGCTTGCGTTTGTCCTTGGTTTTATAGGGAAAACAGGCGCGGTCGTCCTTTTCTACATCTCTTGGTGGATTCACTTATTATTCTTATTAACATTCCTTGTGTATGTACCTCAATCGAAACATGCACATTTAATCGCCGGTCCTCTGAATGTATGGCTGGGCCGAAAAGATAAGGTCGGAAAGCTTGCTTCAATTAATTTTGAAGATGAAACACAAGAAGTTTTCGGCGTTAACAAAATCGAGGACTTCAATCAAAAGCAATTAGTTGATTTATATGCCTGTGTAGAATGCGGGCGCTGTACAAATGTCTGTCCGGCTACCGGAACAGGAAAGATGCTTTCTCCAATGGACATGATTGTTAAATTGCGTGATCACTTAACCGAGAAAGGTGCGGCTGTTACATCCCGTACACCTTGGATGCCTGCCTTTGCTTTCTCAAACACAAAAGGCAACCAGATTGCTTTTGAAGCAAGAGGAAAAGGGGCACAAGAAACCGCTGCAGCAACAGACGGATCATCTGCACTTTCTTATGATGTGGCGATGATCGGTGAAGTCATGACAGAAGAAGAAATCTGGGCGTGTACGACTTGCCGTAACTGTGAAGATCAATGTCCGGTTATGAACGAACATGTTGATAAAATCATCGATATGCGCCGTTACCTCGTATTGACAGAAGGTAAAATGGACCCTGAAGCACAGCGTGCAATTAAAAATATCGAGAAGCAAGGAAACCCTTGGGGGATCTCGAAAAAAGAGCGCGAAAACTGGCGCGAACTAAAAGAAGAAATCACAATTCCGACGGTTAAAGAGAAAGAAAAAGCGGGTGAGGAATTCGAGTATCTGTTCTGGGTAAGTTCCATGGGTGCTTATGATAACCGTTCGCAAAAGATTGCTCTTTCATTAGCGAAGATCATGAACGAAGCAGGCATTACGTTCGCGATCTTAGGAAACAAAGAGAAAAACTCGGGTGATACAGCTCGCCGCCTTGGGAATGAGTTCATGTTCCAAGAGATGGCGAATGCGAATATCGAATTGTTTAAAAAGCATGAAGTGAAGAAAATTATTACGATTGATCCGCATGCTTATAACACGTTTAAAAATGAATATCCTGAATTTGGTCTGGAAGCAGAAGTGTATCATCATACAGAACTTTTAGCTGAGTGGATCAAAGAAGGAAAGATTCAGCCGAAGCATGAAGTGAATGAAACAATCACGTACCATGATTCATGCTACTTAGGCCGTTACAACGAGGTTTACGAACCACCGCGCGATATTTTAAAAGCCATTCCAGGTGTGAAGGTCGTTGAGATGGATCGAAATCGTCAAAACGGCATGTGCTGTGGAGCAGGCGGCGGAATGATGTGGATGGAAGAAAAAGCAGGATCGCGTGTGAACGTGGCTCGTACAGAGCAGGCTCTTGCGGTTAGCCCAACCATGATCGGAAGCGGATGTCCTTATTGCTTAACGATGCTGAGTGATGGAACAAAAGCAAAAGAAGTAGAAGATCAAGTTCAAACCTTAGACGTAGTAGAAATCTTAGAAAAATCATTATTCGGCTCACAAAAGCAAGAAATGGTTCAATAA
- a CDS encoding acetyl-CoA C-acetyltransferase — protein MTKSVIVSGARTPVGKFGGGLSTLTASDLGGIAIKEALHRANVSPESVDEVILGCVLQGGQGQIPSRQAAQKAGLPWETKTETINKVCASGLRSITLADQIIRAGDEEVIVAGGMESMSNAPYIMPKARWGFRMGDSTVKDLMVHDGLTCTFTGVHMGIYGNDVAKEMEISRERQDEWAFRSHDLANKAIENGIFAEEIVPVEVPQRKGDPILVSRDESPRKDTSVESLAKLRPVFSQDGTITAGNAPGVNDGAAAVVVMSAERAAKEGKEVMATILGHTAIAVEAKDFPKTPGLVITELLKKTGKSLEEIDLFEINEAFAAVALTSAELAGLDLEKVNVNGGAVALGHPIGASGTRIVLTLIHELKRRGGGLGIASICSGGGQGDAILVEVK, from the coding sequence ATGACAAAGTCAGTTATCGTCAGTGGTGCTCGGACGCCTGTTGGTAAGTTTGGCGGGGGATTAAGTACATTAACTGCTTCAGATCTTGGCGGTATCGCAATTAAAGAAGCACTTCACCGTGCAAATGTTTCACCTGAATCAGTTGATGAAGTCATTTTAGGCTGTGTCCTTCAAGGCGGCCAAGGTCAGATTCCTTCACGTCAAGCGGCGCAAAAAGCGGGATTGCCTTGGGAAACAAAGACGGAAACGATTAACAAAGTCTGTGCATCAGGACTTCGTTCGATCACACTTGCAGATCAAATTATCCGAGCTGGTGATGAAGAAGTGATTGTAGCAGGCGGAATGGAATCGATGAGCAACGCACCGTACATTATGCCGAAAGCCCGCTGGGGTTTTCGTATGGGTGACAGCACAGTAAAAGACTTGATGGTTCATGACGGATTAACTTGTACATTTACTGGCGTGCATATGGGGATCTACGGAAACGATGTAGCGAAAGAGATGGAGATCTCCCGTGAGCGTCAAGATGAGTGGGCGTTTCGCAGTCATGATTTAGCGAATAAAGCAATCGAAAACGGCATTTTTGCTGAAGAGATTGTTCCGGTTGAAGTGCCGCAGCGGAAAGGAGATCCGATTCTGGTTTCTCGAGATGAGTCACCACGAAAAGATACTTCAGTAGAATCACTTGCAAAATTACGTCCAGTATTTTCGCAAGATGGCACGATTACAGCAGGTAATGCACCTGGTGTAAATGATGGGGCTGCCGCGGTTGTTGTTATGAGTGCGGAACGAGCAGCTAAAGAAGGCAAAGAAGTGATGGCGACGATTTTAGGACATACGGCTATCGCAGTTGAAGCGAAAGATTTTCCGAAGACTCCAGGACTTGTAATTACAGAACTTTTGAAGAAAACAGGAAAATCACTTGAAGAAATCGACCTTTTTGAAATCAATGAAGCATTTGCAGCAGTAGCATTAACAAGTGCTGAGCTTGCTGGTCTTGATCTTGAAAAAGTGAACGTAAACGGTGGTGCGGTTGCACTCGGTCACCCGATTGGGGCTAGCGGCACACGCATCGTACTTACATTAATACATGAGCTTAAAAGACGAGGTGGCGGACTTGGGATCGCATCGATTTGCTCAGGCGGCGGCCAAGGCGACGCTATCTTAGTAGAAGTGAAATAA
- a CDS encoding acyl-CoA dehydrogenase, translating into MNLVFTEEQKMMQKMVRDFAEKEIRPAIEEMEETEKFPRHLINKMAELGLMGIPIPEEYGGAGMDFTSYIIAINELSKVSATVGVILSVHTSVGTNPILYFGNEEQKRKYIPKLASGEYLGAFGLTEPSSGSDAASLKTRAVKHGDHYVLNGSKIFITNAGEADVYIVFASTAPDKGSYGISAFIVDKDTPGFSVGKKEKKMGLYGSNTCEIVFEDARVPAENLLGNEGEGFRIAMSNLDTGRIGIAAQSLGIAEAALEYATKYAKERKQFGKPIGANQGLAFKLADMATAVEAAKLLTYRAADLKTNNLSCGKEASMAKLYASETAMKSAIEAVQIYGGYGYTKEYPVERLFRDAKVCQIYEGTSEIQRMVLSKHLLG; encoded by the coding sequence ATGAACCTCGTGTTTACGGAAGAGCAAAAGATGATGCAGAAGATGGTACGGGATTTTGCAGAAAAAGAGATTAGACCGGCTATCGAAGAAATGGAAGAGACGGAAAAGTTTCCGCGTCATCTGATCAATAAAATGGCAGAGCTTGGGCTGATGGGGATACCAATTCCTGAAGAGTATGGCGGAGCAGGGATGGATTTCACCTCCTACATCATCGCGATCAACGAGTTATCGAAGGTCAGTGCGACAGTTGGTGTCATTTTATCAGTTCATACAAGCGTTGGAACGAATCCGATCCTTTATTTTGGAAATGAAGAACAAAAGAGAAAATACATTCCTAAGCTAGCGAGTGGAGAGTACCTTGGTGCGTTCGGATTAACAGAACCGAGTTCAGGTTCTGATGCAGCAAGCTTAAAAACAAGAGCAGTAAAACATGGTGATCATTATGTGCTGAACGGTTCAAAAATTTTCATCACGAATGCAGGCGAAGCGGATGTGTATATCGTGTTTGCTTCAACAGCTCCTGATAAAGGAAGCTACGGCATTTCCGCCTTTATTGTAGACAAAGATACACCAGGATTTTCAGTAGGAAAAAAAGAGAAAAAAATGGGGCTGTACGGATCGAATACGTGCGAAATCGTTTTCGAGGATGCGCGTGTACCTGCTGAAAACTTGCTGGGCAATGAAGGGGAAGGCTTTAGAATCGCGATGAGCAACTTGGACACTGGCCGGATCGGAATCGCGGCACAATCACTTGGAATCGCTGAAGCGGCTCTCGAATATGCAACAAAATATGCAAAAGAAAGAAAACAGTTTGGCAAGCCGATCGGTGCAAATCAAGGGTTAGCATTTAAGCTGGCGGATATGGCAACGGCGGTGGAGGCGGCTAAACTTTTAACGTATAGAGCAGCAGATTTGAAAACAAACAATTTATCATGTGGAAAAGAAGCATCGATGGCTAAATTGTATGCTTCAGAAACGGCAATGAAATCGGCAATCGAAGCCGTGCAAATATACGGTGGATATGGCTACACGAAGGAATATCCAGTTGAGCGATTGTTCCGGGATGCGAAAGTGTGTCAGATCTATGAGGGAACCAGCGAGATTCAGCGTATGGTACTCAGTAAACACCTACTAGGGTAA